The Nostoc sp. 'Lobaria pulmonaria (5183) cyanobiont' genome window below encodes:
- a CDS encoding nickel-dependent hydrogenase large subunit, which yields MGIQSLDISPVGRVEGDLDVRVDIEHGRVVNAWTHAELFRGFEVILRGKDPQAGLIVTPRICGICGGSHLTCASWALDTAWETEVPRNAILARNLGQIVETIQSIPRYFYGLFAIDLTNKKYRNSRFYDEAVKRFAAFTGKSYELGITISAKPVEIYALLGGQWPHSSYMVPGGVMCAPTLTDITRAWAILEYFRTNWLEPVWLGCSLERYEQIETYDDFRDWLDENRNHRDSDLGFYWRMGLDIGLDRYGAGVGKYVTWGYLAHEDKYQKPTIEGRNAAMIMKNGVYDSFTHTHSLMDQSFTRENTTHSWYDEGTEDIHPSDRTTKPTAINTKDFDNAYSWSSAVLHKDFGRLETGPLARQLVAGGKHGESWQHYDGFILDVFKRMGGASVHVRQLARVHELVKLYRQAEHCLREFKLNDPWYIKPTEKDGRGWGATEAARGSLSHWVEVEGGKIKNYQVIAPGTWNIGPRDGDGIRGPIEEALIGTPIYDSSDPVEVGHVARSFDSCLVCTVHAHDAKTGEELARFRTA from the coding sequence ATGGGAATTCAATCATTAGATATATCGCCCGTCGGTAGAGTTGAAGGCGATTTAGATGTTCGAGTCGATATTGAACATGGAAGAGTAGTTAACGCTTGGACACATGCCGAACTTTTCCGAGGATTTGAAGTTATCCTACGCGGTAAAGACCCCCAAGCCGGATTAATTGTCACACCTCGTATTTGCGGAATTTGCGGCGGTTCTCACCTGACTTGTGCATCTTGGGCATTAGATACAGCTTGGGAAACAGAAGTTCCGCGCAATGCAATTCTGGCAAGAAACTTAGGACAAATTGTCGAGACAATTCAAAGCATCCCCCGTTATTTTTATGGACTCTTTGCCATTGATTTAACCAATAAAAAATACCGCAATAGTCGCTTTTATGACGAAGCTGTGAAACGTTTTGCCGCTTTCACTGGTAAATCTTATGAATTAGGCATAACAATTTCTGCTAAACCCGTAGAAATTTATGCACTATTAGGCGGACAATGGCCCCATTCTAGTTACATGGTTCCTGGTGGTGTGATGTGCGCCCCAACTTTAACAGACATTACCCGCGCTTGGGCGATTCTAGAATATTTCCGCACCAATTGGTTAGAACCAGTGTGGTTGGGTTGTTCTTTAGAACGCTACGAACAAATCGAGACTTATGACGACTTCAGAGACTGGTTAGATGAAAACCGAAATCATCGAGATTCCGACTTGGGTTTTTATTGGCGCATGGGTTTAGACATCGGTCTAGATAGATATGGCGCTGGTGTTGGTAAATATGTCACTTGGGGATATTTAGCCCATGAAGATAAATACCAAAAGCCGACTATCGAAGGACGAAATGCGGCGATGATCATGAAAAATGGAGTGTACGACAGCTTCACACACACTCACAGCTTAATGGATCAGTCATTTACCCGCGAGAATACGACTCACTCTTGGTACGATGAAGGGACAGAAGATATTCATCCTAGCGATCGCACCACTAAACCGACTGCAATCAATACAAAAGACTTCGATAACGCCTACTCTTGGTCGAGTGCAGTCCTGCACAAAGACTTCGGACGTTTGGAAACTGGCCCCTTAGCGCGGCAATTAGTAGCTGGTGGTAAACATGGCGAATCTTGGCAGCACTACGACGGATTTATCCTTGATGTCTTCAAACGAATGGGTGGTGCTAGTGTTCATGTGCGTCAGCTAGCACGAGTTCACGAACTTGTCAAGTTATATCGTCAAGCTGAACACTGTTTACGTGAATTCAAGTTAAACGACCCTTGGTATATCAAACCCACAGAAAAAGATGGTCGCGGTTGGGGTGCAACGGAAGCAGCACGGGGTTCCTTGTCTCACTGGGTGGAAGTAGAGGGCGGTAAGATTAAGAATTACCAGGTGATTGCCCCAGGTACTTGGAATATTGGCCCTCGTGACGGTGATGGAATCCGCGGCCCGATTGAAGAAGCTTTAATTGGCACACCCATTTACGATTCTAGCGATCCTGTGGAAGTTGGTCATGTGGCGCGATCGTTTGATTCTTGTTTGGTGTGTACAGTTCACGCCCACGATGCTAAGACTGGTGAAGAGTTAGCGCGTTTTCGGACTGCGTAG
- a CDS encoding DUF1294 domain-containing protein has product MKPALHKGQVIKWKDDRGFGFIQPDDGSQEVFLHITALKDVNHRPQVGDLICYQLTASKDGKVRACNASIEGFTSKSSSTTAPKKSISRTVDKSTSLALKTLLLSLLPGLGSIHLALTTGNPIPLILYPVMSLITFRLYADDKSRAQQGRWRKQENTLHLCEFMGGWLGAFVAQQRLRHKSSKVSYQVVFWVIAILHIVFWLDWLFFGKALINLFFGIAFRG; this is encoded by the coding sequence GGAAGGACGATCGCGGGTTTGGTTTCATACAACCCGATGATGGTAGTCAAGAAGTCTTTTTACACATTACAGCATTGAAAGACGTTAACCATCGTCCCCAAGTTGGTGATTTAATTTGTTATCAATTAACAGCTAGTAAAGATGGCAAAGTACGCGCTTGCAATGCTTCTATCGAAGGATTTACATCAAAATCCTCATCTACTACCGCACCAAAGAAGTCTATATCCAGAACTGTAGACAAATCTACATCATTAGCATTAAAGACATTACTTCTATCTTTACTACCTGGATTGGGTTCAATTCATCTTGCACTCACAACTGGCAACCCAATTCCTCTAATTCTTTATCCTGTCATGAGTTTAATTACCTTTAGGCTATATGCCGATGATAAATCTCGTGCACAACAAGGACGATGGAGAAAGCAAGAAAATACTTTACATCTATGCGAATTTATGGGTGGTTGGTTAGGTGCATTTGTTGCCCAACAGAGGCTACGTCACAAAAGCAGTAAAGTTTCTTATCAAGTTGTATTTTGGGTAATAGCAATTCTTCACATTGTATTTTGGTTAGATTGGCTATTTTTTGGTAAGGCGTTGATAAATCTGTTTTTTGGTATTGCTTTTAGGGGATAA